In Hamadaea flava, a genomic segment contains:
- the fxsT gene encoding FxSxx-COOH system tetratricopeptide repeat protein: MPRLLLQQATELRDVLLSVGVLKNADERQLCLDAVHTELGRQIVSDNRKTTAHKTDLMVIVQALSAEPEGLPTLLRAAEAFGEPGDVVPAWRVLARLDLADLLDGVRPDVVAEVAGQVMDARVDVDKPDVVLQQVGWQRAEAWGASAMIAFVVLLLERLSGEAGGAGANPASGAVSGREGNTARIETWLTGGRYAFGLTGADLDNARRVARLISAAAGPGSNTGLPAHEEGPDVGTTTIIKVTDSGTAQPPALVWGGVPARNQYFVGRRESLTTLDAALTQQARASVLPKASVRGAGGVGKTQLAVEYTYLNQSRYQIIWWINAENIATVRASLSALADRVNIPPNPSMEQRIRALLDHLATTSQDWLLVYDNATDPAELAPLMPTANVVGELGHVIVTTRNTAWAAEGATLELDVFSRSESLELLQARVPDTTDREAHDLAEKLDDLPLALEQAASWLLTMPSSVDEYLQDLESRATTLLAEGRPREYNGTVLTVVSLALPQLAERSAAAVQLLELLVHLAPEPISTRLLWEGRRAAGLPEPLRSVLQERNDISRTVRHLGSLGLARIDNANKRVQIHRLVHLVVREGLTSAEPLLNAQRLLSAANPGFPDDRGTWPRHSEIAPHLQAAHMNDGDVDARRTVLDQVRYLYNTGDYESCRVLVEEALAAWDVPDTDGRPSSDALTLLALRRYGDALRQLNDQQAATVTLAAYERMVEALGEEHEYTMGAANSVGADMRRAGRVTEARELDARTLETQRRVLGDADPSTLRIMNSLAMDLRLTGDFAASYALNVEVEEHARTLEDGAIPIVLAQEAQARDLYLLGRYADAAALLEGSLPIQRNLLGADHLTVLRATCVYVASLRKLGRLDEAVAEGRANHLLATRRFGPDHLMTAECGMTAANALRARGDARDAHTYAMRSLQLFRGIYGEDHPLVWCASVNVAAILRARDLDQDAEELNLRTLDGLRRTLPGEHPYLLSARTGVVMNLVRAHRIAEAQPLSAEILADSQRVRGPEHAYTYYCMVNAAVDQIQSGQTETGLPLLAEATRLLIEKFGADHPEVEAARNRRRIECDIETISLI; this comes from the coding sequence ATGCCCCGCCTGTTGCTTCAGCAAGCCACCGAACTGCGGGACGTGCTCCTGTCGGTGGGAGTGCTGAAGAACGCGGACGAACGTCAGTTGTGCCTCGACGCCGTCCACACCGAACTCGGTCGGCAGATCGTCAGTGACAACCGGAAGACCACGGCGCACAAGACCGATCTGATGGTCATCGTCCAGGCACTGTCGGCCGAGCCCGAAGGCCTGCCCACGTTGCTGCGTGCGGCGGAGGCGTTCGGCGAGCCGGGTGACGTCGTGCCCGCGTGGCGTGTTCTCGCCCGCCTGGACCTGGCGGACCTGCTCGACGGGGTTCGGCCCGATGTCGTCGCGGAGGTCGCCGGTCAGGTGATGGACGCCCGGGTGGACGTCGACAAGCCGGATGTCGTCCTCCAGCAGGTCGGTTGGCAGCGAGCCGAGGCTTGGGGCGCGTCCGCGATGATCGCCTTCGTGGTCCTGCTGCTGGAGCGGCTGTCGGGGGAGGCGGGCGGTGCCGGGGCGAATCCGGCCAGTGGTGCGGTCTCCGGTCGGGAAGGCAACACTGCCAGGATCGAGACCTGGCTCACCGGCGGACGGTATGCTTTTGGGTTGACCGGTGCTGACCTGGACAACGCTCGCCGTGTGGCGCGATTGATCAGTGCGGCCGCGGGACCCGGCTCGAACACAGGTTTGCCGGCGCATGAGGAAGGTCCCGACGTGGGTACCACGACGATCATCAAGGTCACCGACTCGGGGACCGCGCAACCGCCTGCCCTGGTCTGGGGCGGTGTACCGGCCCGCAATCAGTACTTCGTGGGCCGCCGCGAAAGCCTGACCACTCTCGACGCCGCACTGACCCAGCAGGCTCGGGCGTCGGTCCTGCCGAAGGCCAGCGTGCGCGGCGCCGGCGGGGTGGGCAAGACCCAGCTCGCCGTCGAGTACACCTACCTGAACCAGAGCCGGTACCAGATCATCTGGTGGATCAACGCGGAGAACATCGCGACCGTCCGCGCGTCGCTGTCCGCCCTGGCCGACCGCGTCAACATTCCGCCGAATCCCAGCATGGAGCAGCGAATCCGCGCCCTGCTGGATCACCTGGCGACGACGTCACAGGACTGGCTGCTGGTCTACGACAACGCGACCGATCCGGCCGAACTGGCCCCGCTCATGCCGACCGCGAACGTCGTCGGCGAACTCGGGCACGTGATCGTGACCACGCGCAACACCGCGTGGGCGGCCGAGGGCGCCACCCTGGAGCTGGACGTCTTCAGCCGGTCGGAATCCCTGGAACTGCTCCAGGCGCGGGTGCCCGACACCACCGACCGCGAGGCTCACGACCTGGCCGAGAAGCTGGACGACCTGCCGCTGGCTTTGGAACAGGCTGCGAGTTGGCTGCTGACCATGCCGTCCTCCGTGGACGAGTACCTGCAGGATCTGGAGAGCCGGGCGACGACGTTGCTCGCCGAGGGCCGGCCCCGCGAGTACAACGGGACGGTGCTGACCGTCGTCTCGCTGGCGTTGCCGCAGCTGGCCGAGCGGTCGGCCGCTGCCGTCCAGCTGCTCGAACTGCTGGTGCACCTCGCTCCGGAGCCGATCTCGACACGGCTGCTCTGGGAGGGCCGGCGCGCCGCCGGCCTACCCGAACCGTTGCGGTCGGTGCTCCAGGAGCGCAACGACATCTCCCGGACCGTGCGGCATCTGGGTTCGCTGGGGCTGGCGCGGATCGACAACGCGAACAAGCGGGTGCAGATCCACCGGCTGGTGCACCTGGTCGTCCGGGAGGGGCTGACCAGCGCCGAACCGCTGCTGAACGCCCAGCGGCTGCTGTCGGCGGCCAACCCCGGTTTCCCCGACGACCGCGGCACCTGGCCCCGGCATTCGGAAATCGCCCCGCATCTGCAGGCCGCACACATGAACGACGGCGATGTGGACGCTCGCCGGACGGTGTTGGACCAGGTGCGGTACCTCTACAACACGGGCGACTACGAGAGCTGCCGAGTACTCGTCGAGGAGGCGCTCGCCGCCTGGGACGTGCCCGACACGGACGGTCGCCCCAGCTCCGACGCGCTGACCCTGCTGGCGCTGCGCCGCTACGGCGACGCGTTGCGGCAGCTGAACGATCAGCAGGCAGCCACCGTCACGCTGGCGGCGTACGAGCGAATGGTCGAGGCGCTCGGCGAGGAGCACGAGTACACCATGGGCGCGGCGAACAGCGTCGGCGCCGACATGCGCCGGGCGGGCCGCGTGACCGAGGCGCGGGAACTGGACGCCCGCACCCTGGAAACGCAGCGACGGGTCCTCGGCGACGCCGACCCCAGCACGCTGCGCATCATGAACTCGCTCGCGATGGATCTGCGGCTGACCGGCGACTTCGCCGCCTCGTACGCGCTGAACGTCGAGGTCGAGGAGCACGCCCGCACTCTGGAGGACGGGGCGATCCCGATCGTCCTCGCCCAGGAGGCCCAGGCCCGCGACCTCTACCTCCTCGGCCGGTACGCCGACGCCGCCGCACTGCTGGAGGGCTCGCTTCCGATCCAGCGCAACCTGCTCGGGGCCGACCACCTCACCGTGCTCCGCGCGACCTGTGTCTACGTGGCGAGCCTGCGCAAACTCGGCCGGCTCGACGAGGCGGTGGCCGAGGGCCGGGCCAACCATCTGCTCGCCACCCGCCGGTTCGGGCCCGATCATCTGATGACCGCCGAGTGCGGGATGACGGCGGCCAACGCGTTGCGGGCGCGTGGCGACGCCAGGGACGCCCACACCTACGCCATGCGCAGCCTGCAGCTGTTCCGCGGGATCTACGGCGAGGACCACCCGCTGGTGTGGTGCGCGTCGGTCAACGTCGCGGCCATCCTGCGTGCTCGCGACCTCGACCAGGACGCGGAGGAGCTGAACCTGCGCACCCTCGACGGTCTGCGGCGCACGCTCCCAGGCGAGCACCCGTACCTGCTCAGCGCGCGTACCGGGGTGGTCATGAACCTCGTCCGCGCCCATCGGATCGCCGAGGCCCAGCCGCTGTCCGCGGAGATCCTCGCCGACTCGCAGCGGGTGCGCGGCCCCGAACACGCCTACACGTACTACTGCATGGTCAACGCCGCGGTGGACCAGATCCAGAGCGGACAGACTGAGACCGGCCTCCCGCTGCTCGCCGAGGCCACCCGGCTGCTGATCGAGAAGTTCGGCGCCGACCACCCCGAGGTCGAGGCGGCCCGCAACCGCCGCCGCATCGAGTGCGACATCGAGACGATCAGCCTGATCTGA
- a CDS encoding aKG-HExxH-type peptide beta-hydroxylase yields MEQLSRDAPRLGLTAGELRGLARGAADREQIEKLRDVQLTRTLLLIRHLVATDADLVPAATMIGRAYEVDPGAVREVLRLPWLGVWATQRTRGVASASVGYLDAIARRAANRAGMDSGAVDDWPTLTRYSLRRNGRSLHLTVDDADPMRDCYGLQLAGRLTDAGHAAAKSTFDSAWRLLADLAPAYADELAFGLTTFVPLGDAGAGNHSVTHSDAFGAFASEPGLGAVELAVAMVHEFQHSKLSVVMHLADLFDPADRGWYRSPWRADPRPITGLLHGAYAFTAVADLWAAFRVQDELAERAEARLAEVRGQLDQAFAELDRAASLTDAGLLLCATLAARDFASS; encoded by the coding sequence ATGGAACAGCTTTCTCGAGACGCGCCCCGTCTCGGACTGACCGCCGGCGAGTTACGGGGGCTGGCTCGGGGGGCTGCCGACCGGGAGCAGATCGAGAAGCTGCGGGATGTTCAACTGACCCGGACGCTGCTGCTGATCCGCCATCTCGTCGCCACCGATGCGGATCTGGTGCCCGCTGCGACAATGATCGGGCGGGCGTACGAGGTGGATCCGGGCGCTGTGCGCGAGGTGTTGCGGCTGCCGTGGCTCGGCGTTTGGGCGACGCAGCGTACGCGGGGTGTGGCGTCGGCGTCCGTCGGCTATCTGGATGCGATCGCCCGGCGAGCCGCGAATCGCGCGGGAATGGATTCCGGCGCGGTGGACGACTGGCCGACGTTGACCCGCTACAGCCTTCGGCGTAACGGGCGCAGTCTGCACTTGACGGTGGACGATGCCGATCCGATGCGGGACTGCTATGGCCTGCAGTTGGCCGGTCGGCTGACCGACGCAGGGCACGCCGCCGCAAAGTCCACATTCGACTCTGCATGGCGGCTGCTGGCGGACCTTGCTCCGGCGTACGCCGACGAGCTGGCATTCGGGTTGACGACGTTCGTCCCGCTGGGCGACGCTGGGGCGGGCAATCACAGTGTCACGCACTCCGACGCGTTCGGCGCGTTCGCCAGCGAGCCTGGGCTTGGCGCGGTCGAGTTGGCCGTCGCGATGGTCCACGAGTTCCAGCACAGCAAGCTCAGCGTGGTCATGCATCTGGCCGACCTGTTCGACCCGGCCGACCGGGGTTGGTACCGGTCGCCGTGGCGCGCCGATCCCCGGCCGATCACGGGTCTGCTGCACGGGGCGTACGCCTTCACCGCCGTGGCAGACCTGTGGGCTGCTTTCCGCGTACAAGATGAGCTGGCAGAGCGAGCCGAGGCGCGCCTGGCCGAGGTACGCGGACAGCTGGACCAGGCTTTCGCGGAGCTGGACCGGGCCGCGAGCCTGACCGACGCGGGCCTGTTGTTGTGCGCGACGCTCGCGGCGCGTGACTTCGCATCGAGCTGA
- a CDS encoding HNH endonuclease signature motif containing protein yields the protein MGGVLAQVEADVAELAAGPLWALSDAEITDEVRRVHVAIQALSGRFLALIGTADSREIPHNAGATGTANWLTYLLAMRHKDAVGWTKLAKLLPETPVVEEALVAGRVTVDQARVIAKTVHALPSAVGDAGKAKAADVLTKLAADDRLRPETLENHRSQILELVAPEIAEERLRRDLERAERSANDRRDFTLIPYGEGEYRIRGILDTEMAAIVRTALDPLSGPRKPAPTAAAAPVDSAGAGRGADAADGGRGAARVLPGEPDLRSAGARRADALVEVCQRIMNAGELPDNGGEKPHLTITLPWDALQAKVGAGLLDTGDLLTPETVRRLACDAMIIPAVLGGDGQVLDVGRARRLIDGPLRRALVLRDKGCAFPGCDRPPQWCHGHHIRSWADGGDTCLTNSVLLCGFHHREIHHGHWEVRIRPDGFPEFLPPTFVDPQRRAVRNTLHRRC from the coding sequence ATGGGCGGGGTGTTGGCGCAGGTGGAGGCGGATGTCGCCGAGCTGGCGGCTGGTCCCCTGTGGGCACTTTCGGACGCCGAGATCACCGACGAGGTCCGCCGAGTCCACGTCGCGATCCAAGCCCTGTCGGGCCGGTTCCTGGCGTTGATCGGCACCGCCGACAGTCGCGAGATCCCCCACAACGCCGGTGCGACCGGCACCGCGAACTGGCTGACCTACCTCCTGGCCATGCGGCACAAGGATGCTGTCGGTTGGACGAAGCTGGCCAAGCTGTTGCCTGAGACGCCGGTGGTCGAGGAAGCCCTCGTTGCGGGGCGGGTCACCGTCGACCAGGCGCGCGTGATCGCCAAAACGGTGCACGCCCTGCCGTCGGCCGTCGGCGATGCGGGTAAGGCGAAAGCCGCTGACGTGTTGACGAAGCTTGCTGCCGACGACCGACTGCGGCCGGAGACCCTGGAGAACCACCGGTCGCAGATCCTGGAACTGGTCGCGCCCGAGATCGCCGAGGAACGCCTGCGCCGCGACCTGGAACGCGCCGAACGCTCCGCCAACGACCGGCGCGACTTCACCCTCATCCCCTACGGCGAAGGCGAATACCGGATCCGCGGCATCCTGGATACGGAGATGGCCGCGATCGTGCGGACCGCATTGGACCCGCTGTCCGGGCCACGCAAGCCCGCACCGACAGCTGCGGCTGCGCCCGTCGACAGCGCGGGCGCGGGACGTGGCGCTGATGCGGCAGATGGCGGTCGCGGTGCGGCCCGGGTGCTGCCAGGTGAACCGGATCTGCGCTCGGCCGGCGCTCGACGAGCCGATGCGCTGGTCGAGGTGTGCCAGCGGATCATGAATGCCGGTGAGCTGCCCGACAACGGCGGCGAGAAACCACACCTGACGATCACCCTGCCCTGGGACGCCCTCCAAGCCAAAGTCGGCGCAGGCTTGCTCGACACCGGCGACCTACTCACCCCGGAAACCGTGCGACGACTCGCGTGCGACGCGATGATCATCCCGGCCGTGCTCGGCGGCGACGGCCAAGTCCTCGACGTCGGCCGCGCCCGCAGGCTTATCGACGGACCGCTCCGGCGTGCGCTGGTGTTGCGGGACAAGGGCTGCGCGTTCCCCGGCTGCGACCGGCCACCCCAGTGGTGCCACGGCCACCACATCCGATCATGGGCAGACGGCGGCGACACCTGCCTCACCAACAGCGTCCTACTCTGCGGGTTCCACCATCGCGAAATCCACCACGGGCACTGGGAAGTCCGCATCAGACCAGACGGCTTCCCCGAATTCCTCCCACCGACCTTCGTCGACCCACAACGACGAGCAGTCCGCAACACCCTCCACCGCAGATGCTGA
- a CDS encoding ABC transporter permease produces MSAATVLIRHNFALLRAEPGPALSRVGMPLVLITALRPLYAAALGSAGLTQAVTGMLVLFSLLGLNIIAGGILTERSWHTLDRLRATPARPAQILVGKAVPLGTVLLAQQAALIAYSMIFLGLRVPRPDLLLVAGVSWAVTLLCAGAALATVVRSQSELSAVNDLGGMFFTVLGGAMVPLALMPTWLRAAAPASPGYWALHALTAALTGDATATLRDAGVLLAVAAVLGAFAAWRMARGWGRNRLL; encoded by the coding sequence ATGAGCGCCGCGACCGTCCTGATCCGGCACAACTTCGCTCTGCTGCGCGCCGAACCCGGCCCGGCCCTCAGCCGCGTCGGCATGCCGCTGGTGCTGATCACCGCACTGCGCCCGCTCTACGCGGCCGCCCTCGGGTCCGCCGGGCTCACCCAGGCGGTCACGGGCATGCTCGTGCTGTTCTCCCTGCTCGGCCTCAACATCATCGCCGGGGGCATCCTCACCGAACGCTCCTGGCACACGCTCGACCGGCTCCGCGCCACCCCCGCCCGCCCCGCACAGATCCTGGTCGGCAAGGCCGTTCCGCTCGGCACCGTGTTACTCGCGCAACAGGCCGCCCTCATCGCGTACTCGATGATCTTCTTGGGGCTGCGCGTGCCGCGACCAGACCTCCTGCTGGTCGCGGGCGTGAGCTGGGCGGTGACCTTGCTGTGCGCGGGGGCCGCGCTTGCCACAGTGGTACGCAGCCAGAGCGAGCTGAGCGCGGTGAACGACCTCGGCGGGATGTTCTTCACCGTGCTCGGCGGCGCGATGGTGCCGCTGGCGCTGATGCCGACGTGGCTGCGGGCCGCCGCCCCCGCGTCGCCGGGATACTGGGCGCTGCACGCGCTGACCGCCGCCCTGACCGGCGACGCAACCGCGACCCTCCGCGACGCGGGAGTGCTGCTCGCCGTAGCCGCCGTGCTCGGCGCGTTCGCCGCGTGGCGGATGGCCCGAGGCTGGGGCCGCAACCGTCTACTGTGA
- a CDS encoding ABC transporter ATP-binding protein, which translates to MHSPAMLSAEDLIKRYGDRRALDGFTLSIAPGEICGLIGHNGAGKTTFVEIVTGLIRPDAGVVTVDGRTPAQARDRIGLAPQELALYLPATLRQNLRLFGGLAGLRGRSLRAAITQTAERLLLTDCLDRPVGLLSGGQRRRAQAATALLHRPRLLLLDEPTVGADPETRAALLDLIKEVAATGTAVCYTTHYLPELVDLGATLALCSAGRVIARGDQDSLLAGLPGHLDITRPDGSVDQITTPDPTAELARLLAAGVRPSAVDIRPATLDDLYHSLAVTR; encoded by the coding sequence ATGCACTCCCCGGCGATGCTCTCGGCGGAAGACCTGATCAAGCGGTACGGCGACCGACGCGCCCTCGACGGCTTCACCCTCTCGATCGCACCCGGCGAGATCTGCGGGCTGATCGGCCACAACGGCGCCGGCAAGACGACCTTCGTCGAGATCGTCACCGGACTCATCCGGCCCGACGCGGGCGTGGTCACCGTCGACGGCCGGACACCCGCTCAGGCTCGCGACCGCATCGGGCTGGCCCCGCAGGAGCTGGCGCTCTACCTGCCGGCGACCCTGCGGCAGAACCTGCGCCTGTTCGGCGGACTCGCCGGGCTGCGCGGACGATCCCTGCGCGCGGCGATCACGCAGACGGCCGAACGCCTGCTGCTCACCGACTGTCTGGACCGGCCGGTCGGGCTACTGTCGGGTGGCCAGCGCCGCCGAGCCCAGGCCGCGACCGCGTTACTCCACCGCCCCCGGCTGCTCTTGCTCGACGAACCGACCGTCGGGGCCGACCCCGAAACGCGAGCCGCCTTGCTCGACCTGATCAAAGAGGTCGCGGCGACCGGGACCGCCGTCTGCTACACCACGCACTACCTGCCCGAACTGGTCGACCTCGGTGCGACGCTCGCGCTGTGCTCGGCCGGTCGCGTGATCGCCCGAGGCGACCAGGACAGCCTGCTGGCCGGACTGCCCGGCCATCTCGACATCACCCGGCCCGACGGCAGCGTCGACCAGATCACCACGCCCGACCCGACCGCCGAACTGGCCCGGCTGCTCGCGGCGGGCGTACGGCCGTCGGCAGTGGACATCCGCCCGGCCACCCTCGACGATCTCTACCACAGCCTGGCGGTGACCCGATGA